CGCTCGCCGGTGGACACCGGCGGGCCGGCATCCGCATCGTGCTGGCCGACGGCCGCGAGGCGCTGTGGGACACCGACGGCACCGCCGGGCTGGAGGCGCAGGTGCTGCGCGACGGGATGCTGGTCGGCTTCGTGCCGCACATCCCCGGCTCCGAGGATTTCACCGAGGAGCAGGTCGTCGACGCGATCGCCCGCACCGACTACGACCAGCCGATCGCCCGGCAGCGCCGCGAGGCCCCGCCGCCGGCCGCCCCGCTGCCCATGGAGGGCGGGTTCTTCCGCCGTTTCTTCGACGGCCTTCGCTGAGCCACCATGCGCTGAGCCACGCCAGGTTGGGACGAGTGCGCGCCTCTGGCTGCGGCTCGGGCGCGTGGCTGACGCCGCTGCGGGTCAGGAGCCGTCGCGCAGTTCGGCGAGGCCCTCGTTCTTGAAGGTGACCTCGCTGAAGGCGGCGGAGCAGCCCTGGCCCGTGGGGGACTGGGCCTCGAAGCCGACGGCCGCGGGCTCGTCGAGCGTGAAGTAGCGGATGAAGTGCCAGAAGCCGCCGTCGGCCGAGGCGTGGAAGGCGTACGCCTGCCCGGTGCGCGAGACCCGCAGCCACGCCGTGTCGCCCTCGACGACGAAGGCGTTGGCGTCGTCGGACACGCCGCGCGTCACCACGGAGACGATCATCGGCTTGGCCTGCGGCGACAGCTCGAAACACAGCTTGCCCCACTGCGCGTCCCCGGCATGCAGCAGCAGGACCCCTGCGTCGTAGGTCGCGGCGAAGCCCACCGTCACCTTGGCTGACAGCTGGAAGTCGCCGTCGACCGGCATGGTCAGCCGAGGGGCGTTCACGGTGGGCGCGCCGCCGGCCGGGTCGACGAACATGTCGGTGCGCGGACCGGCGGTGATCTCGACGCCCGTCGGCGTGAGCGCCCACGCGGCGGGCGGAAGGCCCCAGGTGAGTGGTGCGGGGATTCCGCTGATCGTCACGGCGTCCGGCATCCGTACATGAAACCATGCTCGGCCGGCGCCGGTGGGACCGATCGCCGAAGGTGGATGATGTGGGCCAACGCACCCGAAACCGGCAGGCGCGGATACGGCGACCAGGACTAGCGTCCCCGTCATGCTCACCCGGTTGATCAGCCGCCTGCCCGCCGACCAGGCCACCCGTGCCCTGATCCTGAGCACCCTGGCCGGGTCCACGTCGCGCGGCCTGTTCATCACGGTGAGCGTCATCTTCTTCACCCGGTCGGTCGGGCTCTCGGCCGCCGAGGTCGGGCTCGGCCTCACCATCGCCGCGGTGGTCAGCCTGTTCGCCGGGGTGCCCGCCGGCCACCTGGCCGACCGGATCGGCCCACGCGGCGTCATGGTCACGTTCGGCGCGGCGCGCGCGGCGCTGATGCTCGGCTACCTCGTGGTGGACGGCTTCATCGGCTTCGTCGCCGTCGCCTGCGCGGTGCAGCTGCTGGAGACCGGGTTCAGCGCGGCGAACGGCGCCCTCATCGCCGGATCGATCCCGGGCGAGCAGCGCGTGCGCACCCGTGCCGTGCTGCGTTCGGTGACGAACGTGGGCTGGGCGATCGGTGCGGTGATCGCGGGCGTGGGGCTGAAGTTCGACACCCGGGCCGCCTACACCGTGATCATCGTGGTGTGCGTCGCGATCGCGCTGCTGGCCAGCACCCTGGTGCTGCGCGTGCCGCCGGTGGCACCGCAGCCGAAGGCGGCCTCGGGCCCGGCGCTGGTCGTGCTGCGGGACCGGCCCTACCTCGCCCTGGCGGCGCTCAACGGGGTGCTGTGCATCCACTACGGCATGCTGAACGTGGCCGTGCCGCTGTGGGTGGTCGAGCGCAC
The Catellatospora sp. IY07-71 DNA segment above includes these coding regions:
- a CDS encoding DUF1349 domain-containing protein codes for the protein MPDAVTISGIPAPLTWGLPPAAWALTPTGVEITAGPRTDMFVDPAGGAPTVNAPRLTMPVDGDFQLSAKVTVGFAATYDAGVLLLHAGDAQWGKLCFELSPQAKPMIVSVVTRGVSDDANAFVVEGDTAWLRVSRTGQAYAFHASADGGFWHFIRYFTLDEPAAVGFEAQSPTGQGCSAAFSEVTFKNEGLAELRDGS
- a CDS encoding MFS transporter yields the protein MLTRLISRLPADQATRALILSTLAGSTSRGLFITVSVIFFTRSVGLSAAEVGLGLTIAAVVSLFAGVPAGHLADRIGPRGVMVTFGAARAALMLGYLVVDGFIGFVAVACAVQLLETGFSAANGALIAGSIPGEQRVRTRAVLRSVTNVGWAIGAVIAGVGLKFDTRAAYTVIIVVCVAIALLASTLVLRVPPVAPQPKAASGPALVVLRDRPYLALAALNGVLCIHYGMLNVAVPLWVVERTDAPTWVVAGMTLLNAIVVALFQVRASRGTATVEGAAAAQRVSGFLLLGACVLYSLAAGLPGWAAALILFAAAGVHVLAELRQAAGSWGISFGLAPDHAQGQYQGLFGTGFSVAGVIAPALLATVVVGWGWPGWVLFGVVYAVAGAAVPVTVRWARRARAQAVQPEPVLV